The Brassica rapa cultivar Chiifu-401-42 chromosome A10, CAAS_Brap_v3.01, whole genome shotgun sequence genome segment TCTTATATAAGCTGTAGACGATCGTGGACGGGCCCACCCACAGTGACGCAACGCAAAGGCTTGTGAGATGTATGAGAGAATACGAGAGACAAAAGCTATGGCTTCTTTGTATGCATGAATCGGAAGAATCTAGGGAAGAAACAGGACAGGAGAGACAGAGCCAATGAACAAGTCTATCAAAACTCTACAGAAGCTGAGTCCCCACCTAGTCGAGTCAAGACCATTTTACTCTCCAGTTATTACCAGAGCGCTTGGAAAGAAGCTTTGAGCTTCCAAAATCGACCTTAGAAAAAGGAGGACCTTCAAACTTCAACGTTACGTGGATTACAGAACAAGAACATTGACGTTGACGTTGCTAATCCTTCTGCTACAAACAGGCCTAGCTTGATGGAGCGAAGAGCCACAAGCATATACTTATGAggtacaaaatattttaaagttcaTCTATGATATTGTTGTAGGTCTTCCTGTGTTTGAATAGCTAGTTTGATGGAACACCCAAGTCACACGTATTCACTAAGTTCATAGAGCAATATTCTAGTGTGCAGCTTCTCTAATCAAGTTTCTTCATTTCTCTTGGTTGATACTAACTTAATACTATCACGTTTCTAATAGTAGATACAACATCCATGAGTAGGTGGGGTGGGCTACACATATAAATATTGTACATATAGCAAACTGAAAAGAGATTGCAATATTTTAACAACTAGTCTTTTCTCATTCAAAACTATCttatattacaaaaaataggaccgtaaagaattaaaaaaaaaaacttttgaatCTGAATCTACATCTTCTTGGCCTAATAAGTAAAGAACAAAAAGTCAAGTCTCTTTGTCTTTTCATTCCCTTATAATTGAGCAAACCAGAAACAGATAAGTCAGTTCCTCAGAAACTGTCCAATGCCTCAGCTGGATCGCTCTAGGGTCTCTTCGGCTAAGCTCCTTTCTGTGGTCGTGGACGGCGACTATTATGGCCGATCATCTGCTGCGGTTCCCTTCAAATGGGAATCTCAGCCCGGAACTCCCATAAGACTTTTCAAACGATCTTCAGGTTCTGATTCCGATTTCAACTCTCCTGTTTCAGCTCCACTCACACCTCCTCCCTCTTACTTCAGCGCTTCTCCTTCCTCTACAAAGCTTAAAAGAGCCAACGTTCGTTCTGGTTCCTTGGTCAACAAGAATCGTAGCGACCCCTCATCTCCGGttgcttcatcttcatcatcctcGTCTTCAACATCTTCTGTGCCATCCTCTCCAATGAGGACGTCGGATTCGTACGGAAGGAACAGCAGAAGACCAATGTGGTACGGATCTAGACATTATAATGCTAAGTCTTCAGGATGCTACGGTTCCATCATCAAGTTGTTTCTAAGAGATGTCaagtaattatgtttttaaatctCTCAAAAAATATGTTGGGTTTCTACTCTTTTTTGTAATCTTGGGAAATAATTTTCTGAAACTAATTGTCCTCAGATTCATTTCATCTCAATGAATCTACTGGTTGGGTCATAAGTCATAATCATATGCTTTTCATTAAACTCTGATACTTCCATTTTTCTAAATTACTTACCACATAAAGATTACACTGCAGTCTATATGTCAATATGTGTATAGAATCTGTGCTCAGTGTAACTTCTCGTCATTTCAAATTCACAACTTACTCCCtccatttaaattttttgaaatctgTGAGAAACAAAATTTTCTTCACTTAAATATTTACAGCaaaccataaaaataaattgaccTTTAAGCATAGTTAATTAAATCAACATAACATTACATGCTAGTATATATTAAGATCAGATCTATAAATGTTCAGTAGTATTACTTCACTTTTGTACAGTCATGTAACACCATAACAGATAAACAATACATTTCACTTACGGtcaaatcttttatttttagtttttttcatcGAGTATTGATTTGGGTATCATTCTCTCGTTTGGCGTTCATTGACCATCACGTGACACCACATGCGCATAAAAGTCTGCTATGGAGCTCGCTCACGTTGGCTGATTCCAAGCTCCGTTTTTTATTCCACACCACACGTTAGCAAAGCCTGGTTTGAGGGAATCATGCATGGTTCTCTTCTCGTCCGTAGATTTTCAAATTATTCCAAATCAGATCATGTTTGGTTCTGATACAAAATTTTCACAGGCTTTACTAAATTTTAACAACAATATCATTCAGCTCTCTCTCAACCATAACATTCAAAACAAAGGCCAATATTATCCAAAGACTCAGAAAACGAAGTTGCCTTCTTCTGCAGCAGAAGAGAATGCACCATCTTCCATCTCACTGAGGGCCGTCGCAGTTGAATCATCTATTCCCAGCAGATACTGTAGCCTCGACACCTTTTCTGGCGCCGGCTTGGGATCACTCTTTGAATAGATACTATATAGATCGGATAACTCCTCCGAGACCTCCCATGATAACGGCTCAGCCGGCACAGCTTTGTCGCATGCCAGCAAATCATTCAGCGACGAGAcctaaaacaataaaaagaagcatgcacacagctaaTCAGACACACAATCTGACTTGTGTAAGAGAGAAAAAGAGGATTTGCATACCACTCCTTTGGCGTTTCTCTGCCTGAGCAATGCCACGGCTTGGATCAGCGAGTTAGATAATCTACTCTGAGCAAGGTCATGGACAACGCCTTTGGCCTTTTCCACATCAATACTGAGATCAGATGGGATTGTCTCGTAGACTTCAGTTTCATCGAACTCACCTGTTCCTGATGAGAATATGTCATTCACCGTCTTCTTGAACAGTTTCTCTCTCAGACTCACAGCGATCATGCTGTCCAGACTCACGTTTGCCTCCTTGAGCTCCCGTATCTGCTTTATGTTCAGTCTTCCTTGGTTAACAGCGGTTTCTATCGCGTTCGCCATTTTTGTGGTCGTTATGTTCTTTATAACCTTCTCCGCTTGTGGCTGAGGCAACCCAACTTCTTTCTGGAGCTCGTCTAACTGCTCTACTCTTGCCTTCGTCAATTGCCCATCAGCTAAAATCACTTCGGCTTGTTGCCTGAAAGCCTGCTCGGCTAAACCTACGTGAATGTTGACTATTTCTTTCGAAGTCAATCCAAGGATCCCACCAAGCTGGTTCAGAAGCAAGTACTCTGAGTCGTCTCTCTTTGTTGTGATCTGGGCGCCGAACGGGATTCTTGTTACCTCTCCGGTTAGACAGTAGAGCAAGTATGTTTTGTAGAGATCGATCCTGTCCCTGTCCGGAAGGTCATCTTTAAGAGTTATCTCAGTCTGGCCAGGCTTTCCCATCTTCTCCGCGAGTTCTTTGTCAGGTCTTGTCTTTCTGAGAGATTCGAGAGATCCCCATTCCTCATCTTCAccattttcttttttctcttgAACAGGTTCCTCAGGTTCTTTATCAGAAGATTCTCCCTTAATGTCAGCCACCATTTCAGTCACAACTAACTTGTTGAAAGCAATCATCTTCTTGAGCTCCTTTGCTGACTCGGTGCGGTTCTCTGCCGATCTTGCTCGTCTGATATAGTTTGTGAAAACCCTACGGACCTGCATCAATGAAGGTTTTTTTTATCAGATAAACTAAATCTTAATACCAAACATGGGAAAAGTAAAGAGTGTGATGATACTCACAGCCTTGCTAGCAATAGACATGGCAGTCTCTCTGGATAACCGAAGACCATGAGCAGCCTTTCTTACTGATTTACGAGTTTCAGCATCATAACCATCCACTCCAGAAGAAATTGCTTCTCTGACAACCTGCAAAAGATAAACAGAATAAACACATGTAAGCAAACCTTCAGGCAACAAGGCAATCACCTGAAATGTGTCTAAACGAAGTCAATGGAAACGGATTAAAAACAGGCAAATATGTACTATTAACATGAGAGTTTCTAAAAGACAGCGTCTAAATTGCAGTACTAAGACGAAAGACCATGGGAACAAACTGGGACATAGAAGGGGACTAATAAGCTGGTTTACCTTTTCAAATATGCTTCCACAGATTTCTGCATGAGCAGCCTCAATAGTTTGCTGAGGAATACAGAGCATGACTCTTAACCTTAATAAAGCAGCAACATTGTCATCGCTCAGCTCTCCATCCGTAACACATTGTTGAAGCTTCTGCCTATAGATATCTGAAGAAAAGCAGGTGATTTTCAGATGATTGGGAAGAAAAGACTTCAGCAAACATCAAAACTGTTAGATAACAGCATGTAATGTAACCACACAAAAAGTGCCAAACTTGTTGGAAGTCTGTTAAGAACCAATCGATAACAATTAAAGCTAGTTTGCTAGGCAAGGGACCAGCAGGTTCACCAGCAATCAACCAAATTGATAAGATTCTAGTTTTTCATGGTCCCATCCATCGTATCTTTGGGCGATACAGTGGCAATTCAAACTGTATAACGTAACAACAAAAGGTCAGGTGGTCCGAATTTACCTTCATGGATTGCGCTTGCCTTCTGTGCATCAAAGTGGAGCTCTTCGCATAGCTTCTGAAGATATTTTGCTTTACTGTCTTGTGCTTCAAGGTCACCACTAGAAAAAGCGTTAGCAAGTCTTTTACGGTATGCCTTGGACGTGACATCAACACTAATAGCTTCAGCCTCCCGTGTTCCCAGTCCGAGAATGTTTCTCAGTTGGCTCATCGCCACAAGCTGCCATTCAGCAGAAAGATGATCAAAAATGACATCGCAAGGGACGGTGATAGAGAAACTGATACAAAACTGGTTTCAGCTTACCTTGTTTTCTTCAATGCGCCCACTCGATAAAGCATCCGTAACATACGCTCTATAAAGTAGCTTTAAATCATCCATCCTCCTCTCAAAATCAGATTCACCACCTATGCCACAGAGATCCAACGTTAATAGCCTATAATTACTAATCAGAAAAGAGACCGTCAAAACTTTACCTATTAAAGATATAGGGCCAACACCCCGTGCAAAATTAGCTGCCTCTGAATGACTTTTTAAGGAAACCAACAGGTTGTTAAACTCCAGTACTTTTTCAAGCTCTTCCACAACAAGTGACATACTCTTCCTGGATAAATCGTTTTATGCAATGATTcagtaattaataaaataagtactTTTTCGGCCCGGCCATATTCAAagttcaaatatataataattctcCATAAAATCATTTGATGCAtgaataattaacaaaatacaATGCCTTACACTGCTCGTGTGCGGTTTTTTAGTACGCCAAGTGCAGATGTAATATTCTCTATGGCTACTGTTCTTGTATGTTCTCTAAACAGCTCTTCAGCAAGCTGCAAGGGACAAGAAACTGTCAGAAGAACTATAGCTAGTGGCAGTAGAAAATCAATTCTACAACGAAATAGAGTACCTCATCAGAAAGCTTGAATGATAGTTGTGCTTTTCTAAGGTCCACAAGGTTTTCTACGTTAATATCTGCAAGCACATGTTGACAAACATAACTATTTAAGTTTCCATGCTTAAAGCTGAAGATAAGGCTAAGAAGTATCGGTTATCATCCATTGCATCATTATAGTTCCAGGCGGAGCATTCAGCATCTTGCTGAGAAATGAACAGTATAAAGCTCTATTTACAAGAAGTGACAAAGTAGTTGATATAACCAGCTCAGACAACTTCCTTAATTATACAAGTGTGACAGAGTTTGTAACATTACCTCTACCAACTAATTTCAACCTTTCGGCATACAGCTGCTTTGCATTTTCACGAATAGCAATCTCAACCTATGCACAAGAGTAATACATTAGCAGAGAACTTCAGATTACCAAGTTGGAGTAAGTTGCCAATATACAGATATTACACAAAATTAAAGGTTTGAAATGCCGACCTGAGCATCTGTGACCTTCAGCACTCGCTTCCAAGGTAAGAGGAAGGAGGCAGCGTCTCCAAAAACAAGAGCTGAAACATATACAAGCCTCATAAATGCCTGCACTGGGACCATACAGACTTGTGATCACACTTGTGCTCTCTTACTAAATCAAAGCTgcctacaataaaaaaaaaaaggagtacTAGGGACTAGCGACTCACCCGACGCTGTTCTGCATCCCCTTCACGCTCCCCAGTCTCAAGCCTTTGCCTAAAAATCCTCCGACCAATCTAATCAAAACCAATGAATTAGTGAGTATCCTTCTGAATCAACTGCAAAAGGCTAATTCAAACAAAGAAGAAGGAACTAGAAAACACCTCCATGTGCATGGAGGCTGCATCAGGGTCGTCTATTCCCAGAGCACTTTTGAATTTAACAATCTTCTCCACTTCATCTCCTTTAAGAGACTGTCCTTCAGCTGGAA includes the following:
- the LOC103844000 gene encoding putative protein TPRXL; protein product: MPQLDRSRVSSAKLLSVVVDGDYYGRSSAAVPFKWESQPGTPIRLFKRSSGSDSDFNSPVSAPLTPPPSYFSASPSSTKLKRANVRSGSLVNKNRSDPSSPVASSSSSSSSTSSVPSSPMRTSDSYGRNSRRPMWYGSRHYNAKSSGCYGSIIKLFLRDVK
- the LOC103843998 gene encoding protein TIC110, chloroplastic, giving the protein MNPTAINAPISPSTRSPLLCHFLTPLPLRLSNSQSHTRRRYRASFPRCAATPSEQPLVVSNKKELTGLQPIVEKMTPPVRLATSAVVLAASLATGYGLGLRLMGSKNIALGGAAVAGAAGGALVYALNSAVPEVAAIGLHNYVAEFEDPASVTKEDIEKIASRYGVNKGDEAFQAEICDIYCRYVTSVLPAEGQSLKGDEVEKIVKFKSALGIDDPDAASMHMEIGRRIFRQRLETGEREGDAEQRRAFMRLVYVSALVFGDAASFLLPWKRVLKVTDAQVEIAIRENAKQLYAERLKLVGRDINVENLVDLRKAQLSFKLSDELAEELFREHTRTVAIENITSALGVLKNRTRAVKSMSLVVEELEKVLEFNNLLVSLKSHSEAANFARGVGPISLIGGESDFERRMDDLKLLYRAYVTDALSSGRIEENKLVAMSQLRNILGLGTREAEAISVDVTSKAYRKRLANAFSSGDLEAQDSKAKYLQKLCEELHFDAQKASAIHEDIYRQKLQQCVTDGELSDDNVAALLRLRVMLCIPQQTIEAAHAEICGSIFEKVVREAISSGVDGYDAETRKSVRKAAHGLRLSRETAMSIASKAVRRVFTNYIRRARSAENRTESAKELKKMIAFNKLVVTEMVADIKGESSDKEPEEPVQEKKENGEDEEWGSLESLRKTRPDKELAEKMGKPGQTEITLKDDLPDRDRIDLYKTYLLYCLTGEVTRIPFGAQITTKRDDSEYLLLNQLGGILGLTSKEIVNIHVGLAEQAFRQQAEVILADGQLTKARVEQLDELQKEVGLPQPQAEKVIKNITTTKMANAIETAVNQGRLNIKQIRELKEANVSLDSMIAVSLREKLFKKTVNDIFSSGTGEFDETEVYETIPSDLSIDVEKAKGVVHDLAQSRLSNSLIQAVALLRQRNAKGVVSSLNDLLACDKAVPAEPLSWEVSEELSDLYSIYSKSDPKPAPEKVSRLQYLLGIDDSTATALSEMEDGAFSSAAEEGNFVF